The Neoasaia chiangmaiensis sequence CGCTGCGGACACGTTTCCGACGCGTTTCAGCCGAGCGGATCGTCTCGGGCCCAGGTCTTACCAACCTGTATGAAGTCATTGCGGAACTGCAAGGACTTCCCGTTACCATGCGCGACAACCGCACTTTATGGAGCATGGCGATCGAGGGACGCGACAATATGGCGGCGGCGGCTCTGGAACGCTTCTGTCTCAGTCTTGGTGCGATCGCGGGGGACTTGGCACTCGCTCATGGCGCCCAGGCGGTTGTCATCGGCGGAGGATTGGGCCTGAGACTCGCCGATCGCCTTGGTTCGTCGGGCTTTGCGGAACGGTTTGTCGCGAAAGGTCGCTTCGAGACCATTATGAGCGACATGCCGGTCAAGATCATCACACATCCACAACCCGGCCTGTTCGGCGCGGCCGCAGCTTATGCTGAACGTCACCACAGACACTAGATGAGGGTCTGGCAGCGTTCATGATGGACTGATCTCGGTCGTCCAGCAGAAGATCGGCACACACTTCCTGATCCCGATCCAGCCGGGGCTCGCCGAGGTCATCGCCCTGGCGTCGGATGACCACAAGACGTGACTCGGGAACACCTATAAGGCGGTCGCGTCCGCTGCCAGCCTGGGCAACCAGTTTCGGGAATGGGCGAATGCCGCAAATGTGGCGTCCGACACATCAGGCCATGGCCTGCGGAAAGCGGCTGCCCGCCGACTCGCGGAAGCCGGTTGCACGACGCACCAGATCGCGGCCATTACGGGACACAAGACGCTCTCCGAGGTGGAGCGATACACGCGCGCTGTCGATCAAAGAAAGCTGGCGCAAGAGGCGATGGAAAGGATGGCCGCTGTAAAACGCAATTCGCCGTTTTACCAAAAGGCTCGAAAAAACCCGGATTTCTGCGGTTTTGATAGCGGGGTGGAGGTCCGGGCGGGAATCGAACCCACATACGCGGATTTGCAGTCCGCTACATAACCATTCTGCCACCGGACCAGCGGCTTGGAGCGCTATATCCCTCCTGTGGCGGATCGGGTCAAGAGCGTAATTTCCGTTTGATCTGATCCTTCGTGATTTTCTTTCTCCCCTCAGGCGCGTTATTAATCGTCTGTTTACTTAATATGGCGATAACGTCGGTTATCCGAACTGTGGAGCGGCAGATCGCCACTGCAGAATTTAGGGATTTTGATGAAACGTTATACGCCAGTCAGCCTGGGACTGATGTCGCTGCTCTACAGTGGGACCGCCCTTGCCCAGAAGTATGACGGATCGGGATCTCCGACCTTTCTTCCACACACATTGCAGGAAGCGTTGGCAGCAGCTTATCTGACCAATCCACAGCTGCAACAGGAGCGCGCAACCCTACGTGCGGCGGATGAGCAGGTTCCTACGGCTCTGGCAGGTTGGCGCCCGACCATTCAGGGACAGGCGGCTCTATCATATTATCAGGGCTCGACGAACTACGGTGCCCAAGGGCCATCGCCAGGGTCAGCGCTCGGCTCGCCAGCCTATAACCGCGTCTATTCAACGCCAGGCTATCAAGGCGGGGTGACGATTACGCAGCCGCTTTATCAGGGGGGGCATACGACATCTGCGACGCATCAGGCGGTCAACAACGTTATGGCCGAACGTGCGCATCTCATTGCGACGGAGCAGCAGGTTTTCATGAGCGTCGTCAACGCCTATGTCGGCGTTCTTGAAGACGAGCAGTTGCTCCAGATCAACATCAACAACGAACATGTTCTGCAAGAGCAATTGCAGGCCACGCAGGAACGCTTCCGCATCGGCGAGATTACAAGGACCGATGTGGCACAGGCTCAGGCCGCGCTTGCAACGGCAACGGCAACCCGGCAGCAGGCCGAGGGGACACTTCAAACGGCACAGGCCACCTATCTACAAGCCGTCGGCCTGCCGCCTGCACCCAATCTTGTTGCCCCTCAGCCACTCAATCTCCCAGTTCATTCAGAAGCTGAAGCAGCAAAAACAGCGTCGGACAACAACCCAAATGTCGTCAATGCCCTGTTTACGGAGGCCGCACAAAAGGACGCCGTCGCCGTCGCGATATCGCAGATTCTTCCGAAGATCTCAGCGGAAGCCGCATACCAGCACTCGGTTAACCAAGGCTATGGCCATATGCTGACCGATAACAAATATGCATTACTCAATTTTAATGTTCCGATCTACCAAGGCGGTTCGGAATACGCCGCTGTCCGACAAGCACGCCAGCAAGCCGAAGCTGCCCGACGAAACGTTGACCTGCAAAGACGTACCGCGCTTCAACAGGCGTCGTCGAATTATCAGCAAATGGCCTCCTACAAAGCGGCTATCTCCAGCAATCGGCTGGCGATTTCGGCAAACGTTGTCGCCTTGGATGGAGTCGAGAGGCAGGCCATCGTTGGAACGAGTTCGACACTTGAAGTCTTGCAGCAGCAAGGCACTTTGCTGCAATCGCAAGTGGCACTTGTTCAAAGTCTCAGTAATCTCGTCATCTCGTCGTATAACGTTGCTGCGGCTATTGGGCGGCTTACAGCAGTCGATCTCAAGCTCGATGTCCCGCTTTATAACGAGAAAGCATACTATAACGCAGTCAAGGATCGCCTCTGGGGGATTAGTGACTATGCAATGAACCAGCCAGGACGGTAGAAAATATGGAAGAGAATACGGACCTGTCGTCGCCTGCAAAACGGGCGCCGGAAAACGACCACTCAATGTCCGATGTTCTGCACTCCATTCGCCAGATTTTACAGGACGATGAAATGGAAACAGACGTGACGCGTCAACGGGCTCAGTCAGCACCGGAGACACTGGTCCTCGACTCAAGTATGCGCGTGGTGCCGGCACGATCGATTAACACGAAAAATTCCGACCACGAACTGCTGAGTGACGACATACAAGCTGCAACAAACCGCTCCTTCGAAACTTTGCAGAGCGCGCTTGATGCGCAGCCCGCATCCGGTCATATCATTGCACGAACGACGGCGGTCACGAACGGTGCGTCGTTGACAATTGAGGACTTGGTTCGACAGGAAGTTCGCCAGATGGTCGGCGGCTGGCTCGAAGCCAATCTCCCATCGATGGTCGAAACACTCGTTCGTGCAGAAATTTCGCGCATGACCAGCCGCCGATAGATTGAATCGGCGGTCGATACCGCCCGAAATCTATAGGAAAGACGATGCTGGACAAAACCTTCAATCCTGCTGATTGCGAAGCAAAACTTTATGACGAGTGGGAGAAGGCGGGTCTCTTCAAGGCTGACCCGGAAGCACCTGGCAAGCCTTTCTCAATCATGTTCCCGCCACCAAATGTTACAGGCACACTCCATTTCGGGCATGCGCTTAATTTCGTTCTGCAGGACATATTGATCCGGTGGCAACGCGAGCATGGATCCAATGTTCTGTGGCAACCAGGCACTGATCACGCGGGTATCGCGACACAGATGGTTGTCGAACGCGAACTCGACAAATCAGGCGTGTCGCGCAAAACGATTGGTCGCGATGCCTTCGTGGAGCGCGTGTGGGAATGGAAGTCGCAATCAGGCGGTGAGATCGTCCGACAGCTCCGTACGCTTGGCGCGTCAGCCGATTGGTCACGCGAACGCTTCACGATGGATGAGGGATTGTCGCAGGCAGTCCGAGAAGTTTTTGTTTCGCTGCATAATGAAGGCATCATTTATCGCGACAAACGATTGGTGAATTGGGACCCGGTGTTCCGCTCAGCCATTTCGGATCTTGAAGTGGAAAACCGCGAAACCCGCGGATCAATGTGGTATATTCGATATGATCTGGAGTACGGCAACCAGATAACGGTCGGTACAACACGACCGGAAACCATGTTGGGCGACGTTGCTGTAGCCGTTCATCCTGATGACGAGCGTTATCAACACCTTATCGGTAGCTACGCCATTCTTCCGCTCATCGGGCGCCGCATTCCGATTGTTGCAGATACCTATTCCGATCCGGAAAAAGGCACGGGCGCCGTCAAGATCACGCCCGCTCATGATTTCAATGATTTCGAGCTGGGTCGGCGTCATGATCTTCCAGCCCTTTCGATCCTCGACGAGGCCGGGCATATCGATCTTTCGGATATCGAAAGCGATGTCGCGGATATTGCAGATTCTGCAACATCCGATTTTGTTCGATCGTTACAGGGTGTTGATCGGACTGTAGCAAGAAAGTTGATCGTAGAGGAACTGGAGCGCATCGATGCTATCGAGAAAATCGAGCCGCACATGCTTCAGGTTCCCCATGCGGAGCGTGGCGGCGCGATTGTGGAGCCGCGCCTGACCACACAATGGTATTGTGATGCCAAGAGGCTTGCTGGACCTGCGATAGCAGCCGTTGAAAGTGCCAAGGTGAAGTTTGAGCCCAGACAATGGGAAAACACCTTCTATGCCTGGATGCACGATATCCAGCCATGGTGCATCAGCCGCCAGCTATGGTGGGGGCACCGTATTCCAGCGTGGTATTCCCCGGATGGAGATGTCTTCGTTGCCCGCAGCGAGAGCGAAGCGCGCGCTTTAGCTGAGGAAAAGCTGGGATCATCTGTTGATCTGCATCAGGACGAGGATGTTCTCGATACCTGGTTCAGTTCTGCGTTGTGGCCATTCACTACTCTTGGTTGGCCCGAAAAAACGGATGAACTCGCTCGCTATTACCCGACAAGTGTCCTCGTCACGGGGTTCGACATCATTTTCTTCTGGGTGGCCAGGATGATGATGATGGGCCTGCACTTTATGGGCGAAGTTCCATTCGAAACAGTTCTGATTCATGGCCTCGTACGTGACGAACGCGGTCAGAAGATGTCGAAAAGCAAAGGAAACGGCCTGGATCCACTCGATCTTGTTGCTGAGTTCGGTGCCGATGCAACGCGCATGGCAATCTGCGCGCTGACTGGCCCAGGACGGGACATCAAGTTTGGCAAGGCACGCGTAGAGGAGCATCGGAGTTTCATCACCAAACTGTGGAATGCCGCACGCCTCTGCGAAATGAATGGTGTCCAGCCCATAGCTGATTTCGACCCGGGATCGGTGAAGAGTGCTTTAGGGCTCTGGATTCTAGCCGAAGCGCAGGGAGCCGTCGAAGCGGCCGATCTCGCTCTAAAGAGTTATCGTTTCGACGAATATGCTGCTGCCTGTTATCGTTTTGTATGGAACACGTTCTGCGACTGGTTCCTTGAACTTGCCAAGCCGACATTGTCATCAGAAAATCTTCTTGAAGCAGAGGAAATTCGAGCGGTAGCCGCTCATGTTCTCGGGGTCATTCTGAGAATGATGCATCCCGTGGTGCCTTTTGTCACGGAAGTCATCTGGCGCGAGTTCGGATTTGGTACAAGCATCGGCATTGCCGCCTGGCCTGTTCAATCAGATATTCCAGACACATCTTCTGCCGAAGCGGAAATCGGCTGGCTCATTCGTCTGATTACGGAAGTTCGGGTTATCCGTTCAGAGATGAACGTGCCACCCTCACAGAAGTCGCCATTGTTACTCAAGGACGCAAGTGCGCTGACGAGAAACAGGGCTGCTCACTGGTCTGATGTCATCAGTCGCATGGCGCGGGTTTCCGAAATCAAATTGTCCGAGGGAGATATTCCCAAGTTCGCTGCGCAAAGCATACTGGATGAAGCGACACTTATAATTCCGCTCGAAGGTCTTATCGATCTAAATGCGGAACGGAATCGCTTGGGGAAAGAAATCGACAAACTCGCAAAAGAAATCGACAAGGTCGAACGAAAACTGGCCAACGATGATTTCATGGCGCGCGCGAAGCCGGAAGTGATCGCAGAAAATCGTCAAAGATTTGATAGCTTTAAACATGATCAAGACCGACTGAAAGCGGCGTTGGCGCGTATCAACCTTTCATAGTCTGTTTATTGCTACAAAACTCTCATCCAAGCATATCTTGTAGGTAAGATATGCTTGGACAGTTTTATACGACGGAAAATAGACGAATCTAAAAACAAGCCTTCAAAAAAGACGACGCCTCAAGGTAAGGCGTCCGTCGTTTATTTAATTCTGCGACTCAACTGAGCCAGGTCGCGCGTTGCACCCGTTGCCGCACTTGTCGTCATGAGACCGTATGCCTGAAGGGCAGGGGAGACGATCCGATGTCGATCGGGCAGCCACGCTGCGTCTCCCTTGGCGGTCATTCGCTCGCGACGTGTGGCCAGTTCTGCGTCACTGACATCGACAGCCAGAGACCGCTTCGGGATGTCAATGAGAATGCGATCTCCTTCCTCCAGAAGACCGATAACGCCGCCTTCAGCGGCTTCCGGCGAGATATGCCCGATTGAAAGACCCGAACTCCCTCCGGAGAAGCGGCCATCCGTTATCAGGGCGCAGGCCTCTCCAAGCCCCTTAGATTTGAGATAGCTGGTCGGATAGAGCATTTCCTGCATGCCTGGTCCACCTTTGGGTCCCTCGTAGCGTATGACCACAACGTCGCCGGCAACGATCCGACCGCCCAGGATAGCCGACACTGCGTCATCCTGACTCTCGAATATGCGAGCTGGGCCTGCGAAGGTCAGCACTTTCTCCGGAACACCAGCCGTCTTCACGATCGCGCCTGATTCAGCAAGATTGCCGTAGAGAACAGCCAGACCGCCGTCCTGTGAGAACGCATGCTCTCGATTGCGGACGACGCCATTCTGACGGTCAAGATCAAGCTCGTGATAGCGGCTGCTTTGCGAGAATGCCTGTGTCGTGCGCACACCGCCCGGTGCCGCCTTGAAGCGGGCGGTTGCCTGTTCGGATCCCCCAACGACATCCCATGTCGCCAGCGCATCGCCCAATGTGGGCGCGTGTACGCATGCTGTCGACACATCAATCAGGCCACTGCGATCCAGTTCGCCCAGGATCGCCGGAATGCCGCCAGCCCGGTGCACGTCTTCCATGTGCACGTCCGCTTTTGCCGGCGCAACCTTGCAAAGATTCGGAACCTGACGCGACAGACGATCGATATCGGCCATATGAAAATCGACGTCTGCTTCCCGAGCCGCAGCCAGCAAATGGAGCACTGTATTGGTCGAACCACCCATTGCGATATCGAGCGTCATGGCGTTCTCAAAGGCAGCCTTGGTCGCGATACCACGCGGGAGAGCCGTTGCGTCTTCCTGCTCATACCAGCGCCGCGCCAGTTCGACGACCAGCCGTCCGGCTTCGAGAAACAGCTCCTTGCGATCCGCATGCGTTGCGAGCAAGCTGCCGTTGCCCGGTAGGGCCAGACCCAAAGCCTCAGTCAGGCAATTCATCGAATTCGCCGTGAACATACCGGAGCACGACCCACAGGTCGGACACGCCGATCGCTCGATCTGCTCGGATTCTTCGTCCGTTACGTTGGGGTTCGCGGCGGCGATCATCGAATCGACCAGATCGAGTTTTCGATCGACACCGGGGCCATTCAACTTGCCGGCCTCCATAGGGCCACCCGACACGAACACGACGGGAATATTAAGTCGTAGCGCAGCCATCAGCATGCCAGGCGTGATCTTGTCGCAGTTACTGATGCAGACCAGGGCATCGGCGCAGTGCGCGTTCACCATATATTCAATGGAGTCCGCGATCAGCTCGCGCGACGGCAGGCTATAAAGCATACCGCCATGTCCCATCGCGATGCCGTCGTCGACGGCGATCGTATTGAACTCGCGCGCGATCCCACCGGCTTCCTCAATGGCGCCGCCAACCAGCGCGCCCATGTCTTTCAGATGCACATGTCCAGGGACGAACTGCGTAAAGGAGTTGGCAACGGCAATAATCGGCTTGCCGAAATCACCATCCGTCATGCCCGTTGCACGCCAGAGCGCGCGAGCGCCCGCCATGTTGCGGCCATGGGTTGTTGTGCGTGAACGATAGGCAGGCATGATCTCAGTTGTTCCGATTGTCAGAGAGGCGGCGCACTATAGAGCATTGCCACGCGGCGCCAAGTTTCATGGCGCACGAAAATGACGATTCCATCCTCTGAATCGCATGATTGTTGCGAGAAGCAGAAACCCTATGACCGGACGCTTGTCGAAAAGCAGCGATCGGGCGATCATCGATCACACGTTTCATCGCTTATCGTATAAAGGACTTCCCATTGCGCTCCAATGTCGGCTTCCGTTGTCTCATGCTGATGGCCACCTGTGCCTTTTCCACCGGATCCGCTCTCGCACAATCAGTTCAGGGCAACGTCACAGCCGACATGATACAGCGCGGAAGCGATATTCCGGCGCATCTGGAATCACAGCTTGAGGGCCGTGACTACATCAAGCGCGATGTCATGATCCCGATGCGTGACGGCGTGAAACTCCATACGGTAATTGTCATTCCGCGCAATGCGCATAACGCACCGATCCTGTTGACCCGCACACCCTACCACGCATCGGACCGGGCGAACCGGATTCCCGACGCACGGACAATGCGCTCCGTCCTGCCGCAGGGCGACGGCGTTTTCGTCGATGGCGGCTATATCCGTGTCTTTCAGGACATCCGCGGCAAATACGGGTCGGAAGGCGATTACGTCATGACGCGCCCGCCAATCGGACCATTGAATGACAGCAAGACGGACGACACAACCGACGCATGGGACACGATCGACTGGCTGGTCAAGAATACCCCGGAAAGCAATGGCCGCGTCGGCATGACGGGTTCATCCTATGAGGGCTGGACAGTCGTCATGGCGCTTCTGCATCCACATCCCGCACTCAAGGTCGCAGCACCCGAAAGTCCCATGGTCGATGGCTGGATGGGCGATGACTGGTTCCATTACGGCGCGTTCCGACAGGGCGGTTTCGACTATTTCACGGATCAGATGAGCGCCCGCGGCGAAGGCGCTTCCATCCCGCGCCTTGATGCGGACGATTATACGAACTTCCTCGCGGACGGCTCCGCCGATGGTTTCGCGAACAAGGCGGGCCTGGAGCAATTCCCCTGGTGGAAGCGCATGCTCGCGCATCCGGCATATGATGCGTTCTGGCAGAATCAGGCACTCGATCATCTGCTTGCACGGCAGCCTCTTACAGTCCCCACAATCTGGGAACAGGGTCTGTGGGACCAGGAGGACATGTGGGGCGCCATTCATTCCTGGATGGCGCTGAAGCAGAAACGCCAGTCTGTTCCCAATATTCTGGTCATGGGTCCCTGGCGACATAGTGGCGTCAACTACGACGGTTCGACGCTGGGGCCGCTTCATTTCGATGGGGATACGGCGCTTTGGTATCGCACCAACGTCATGCGCCCGTTCTTCGACCAGTATCTGAAGCCGGGCAGTCCGGCGACGCATTTCGATGAGGCCATCATCTACAATACCGGTGAAAACCACTGGGATCATTTCCGGAACTGGCTCAGCGACTGCAAGGAAAGCTGCTCTGGCACAGGGCAGCGACTCTATCTGCAGGCCCAGAACAGACTGCGCTTCGAGCGCGCGAAGCCAGGCGAGGCAAGCTACATCTCCGATCCCGCGCACCCCGTGCCTTTCGTCACGCGCCCTTATGCGTTCGCCAATGGCGCTCGCTGGAAACCATGGTTGACGACCGACCAGCGTTTTGCCGAATCACGCCCGGATGTGCTGACTTTCGAGACGCCGGTGCTCGAACATCCCGTGCGCGTCTCCGGCGTGCCGACGGCGGATCTCTTCGCTGCCACGACTGGAACCGATGCGGACTGGGTCGTAAAGGTTATCGACGTCTACCCCGCCACAGTGGCCGACCAACCGGAAATGGGCGGGTACGAGTTGCCGATGTCGATGGACATTTTCCGGGGCCGGTATGCGAAGGATTACGCACACCCTTCGGCGATTCCGGCAAATCAGGTCGAGGAGTACGAATTTACGCTGCCGGCGGTCAATCATGTCTTCCAGCCCGGGCATCGCATCATGGTGCAGATCCAATCGTCCTGGTTCCCGCTTTACGATCGCAATCCGCAAACCTATGTCTCCAACATCTTCAAGGCGAAGCCGCAGGACTACCGATCGGCAACGCAGACGATCCATTATGGCGGGGCACAGGCGAGCAGCGTCTATCTTCCTGTCGTAAACTGAAGGAACCATGGTGATGACAAGCCAACCGATCGAGACGGCCCTGCTGGGTGGTGGATGCTTCTGGTGCACGGAAGCGATATTCGCCAGCCTGAATGGCGTCATCGACGTCAAGCCGGGCTATGCCGGCGGCCATACGGCCAATCCGAGCTACGAGCAGGTTTGCACCGGGACGACAGACCATGCCGAGGTCATCGAAATCCGCTACGATCCCGCCGTCATCCACTACGCCGACCTGTTGCGCATCTTCTACACGACCCACGATCCAACGACACGCGATCGCCAGGGCAATGATATCGGCACCCAGTATCGGTCAGTCATTTTCGCATTGGACGACGCGCAGAGAGAAACGGCCGAGGCCGTAACGCACGAAATCACGGCATCGCAAATCTGGCCCGCTCCAATCGTCACGGAACTGGCAGGCGCAGCCCATTTCTGGGAAGCCGAAGAAAAGCATCACGACTATTTCGCGCGCAATCCGCATACAGGATATTGCAGTGCCGTCGTCGCGCCCAAAGTGGCAAAGGCCCGGAAACTTTATCGCGATCGTCTGAAAACCGCATGACGACAGCGTCATCGAGCGCTGTGCCTCTTTCGGCACCGACCGATCTCCGTCCTGCCAGCCTGCGAGAAGTTTCGCTGATGAAGCCTGCCAAGTCGCCCCTCGCGCCGCGTATCGAGCGTTATCGGGAGGGGCAGGCACAACGGCATCAGGCGCCACGCCGTGCTAACGCCGACTGGTCCGCATCCGACAAACGGACCGATCCGGTCGATATATTGATCCGGCAGGGTGAAAGTCGAATTCGGGAGCTTCTGCCGGTCCGTTATGCACGGATGCGGGCATCACCCCTCGCTTTCCTTCGCGGTGCCGCAGCCGTCATGGCAAGCGATCTGGCAACGACGTCCCACGCCGGCATCAATGTGCAATCCTGCGGGGACTGCCATCTCAACAATTTCGGAAGTTATGCCACACCCGAAGGCATGCCAGTCTTCGACATCAACGATTTCGACGAAACGTCGACGGCGCCATTCGAATGGGACCTGAAAAGGCTTGCGACCAGCCTCGTCCTGGCGGGGCGGGAAGGTGGCCTGTCCTCGCGCGAATGCCGCATGCTGGCAATTGACATGACGCAGGCCTATGTCGCGGAGATCATTCGCCTCGCGGAGATGACGCCGTTCCAGGCCTGGAACGCGCGTATCGATCTCATGCGTGTCATCGATGAGATGCCTGGACACCGCACCCGGGACAAACTGCGCCAGCGGCTGATGCGCCAGATCGCCAGTATGGTCAATCAGTTCGGCATGATCGAGCCCGGAACGATGCCGACGCTACGGGAGAACCCGCCGCTCGTTCAGCGCATTCCCAATCAGGATGACAGTGTGCGGCACGCATTTGCCCGCTACGTCGCTCAATTGCCACCTGAGCGCCGTATCCTGATGGAGCGATATGCCCTGACGGACATCATCTTCAAGGTGGTCGGCATCGGGAGCGTCGGGACGTTCTGTGCACTGGGGCTTTTCAGTACCGCAGACGGAGAAACGATTCTTCTCCAGATCAAGGAGGCGCAATCCTCAGTGCTCGAGAACAATACCGGCATCTCGACTTTCGCCAATCACGGGGAACGCGTGGTCGTGGGACAGCGGATCATGCAGGCTGCCTCGGATGCATTCCTTGGCTGGACCCACAGCGTCGGCCAACGAAACGACGCAGCGGGCGCGGGACGTCATTTCTATGTTCGGCAAACCAAAGATTCCCGCCTGGCGGCAATCGGTGAACGCATCGAGGACGAACTGCTACCGTTCTATGCGCAACTTTGCGGTCATGCCCTGGGACGGGCGCACGGTCGCTCGGCCGATCTGCCGTTACTTGCCGGTTATCTGGGACGTGGCCGCGGGTTTGCCGATGCCATCGCCCAGTTCGGCGTTCGATATGCCAGCCAGACGGAGAAAGACTGGCAGGTTTTCAATCGGGCCATCGCGGACGGACGGATCGAGGAAGGCTGAAGCGGGAAGGTGCCGTCCAAGCGGCACCGCTCGCACGCTGGCTCAGGCGTTCAGCCGCTCGTCCGCCTCCAGCACAGCGCGCAGCAGGACATTGGCGCCGGCTGCCACATCCTCGCGTGATGCTGATTCAGCTTCATTGTGACTAAGACCACCGGCGCAGGGCACGAAGATCATCGTCGTCGGTGCAACACGCGCGACATAGGCGGCATCGTGTCCAGCACCGGAGACGATTTCGCGCGCCGGAAAATTCAGGCTCCGCGCGGCACGGGCGACGGAATCGACCAGACCACCGTCGAAGTGAACCGCCGGACTGTCCCAGATTTCGGAAATGCCGA is a genomic window containing:
- a CDS encoding DUF2252 domain-containing protein, which produces MKPAKSPLAPRIERYREGQAQRHQAPRRANADWSASDKRTDPVDILIRQGESRIRELLPVRYARMRASPLAFLRGAAAVMASDLATTSHAGINVQSCGDCHLNNFGSYATPEGMPVFDINDFDETSTAPFEWDLKRLATSLVLAGREGGLSSRECRMLAIDMTQAYVAEIIRLAEMTPFQAWNARIDLMRVIDEMPGHRTRDKLRQRLMRQIASMVNQFGMIEPGTMPTLRENPPLVQRIPNQDDSVRHAFARYVAQLPPERRILMERYALTDIIFKVVGIGSVGTFCALGLFSTADGETILLQIKEAQSSVLENNTGISTFANHGERVVVGQRIMQAASDAFLGWTHSVGQRNDAAGAGRHFYVRQTKDSRLAAIGERIEDELLPFYAQLCGHALGRAHGRSADLPLLAGYLGRGRGFADAIAQFGVRYASQTEKDWQVFNRAIADGRIEEG